In a genomic window of Oncorhynchus keta strain PuntledgeMale-10-30-2019 chromosome 28, Oket_V2, whole genome shotgun sequence:
- the gmeb2 gene encoding glucocorticoid modulatory element-binding protein 2 isoform X2, which yields MRTVETSTSLMASSEVNVHVEEVVVVTTPDGAGEGSAAEVKTVLVATELTQPGEELADGSIESETDATTTLTKEAILVKLSGEMDVEADVVYPVTCGDVKATLVWKKFVCPGINIKCVQFNEHLISPKEFVYMAGKSTLKDWKRAIRVNGTMIRKIMDSGELDFYQHSKVCSNTCRSTKIDLVGTRVSLRSQQSTDYVPVTPSSADMNGSQATFPTEVSSDETTEWVTAIGEDSVTFWRGLKEAGLLEEVVEDFQKEIQEVLKGMQERITEPPLQVNDAVLLNNIVQNFGMLDLVKKVLASHKSQMDRYREQYSRSLVALEQQCDEHRKRAKELKSKSQHLNNVLMNLTPVATPPTPKRPRLTRAVSGPAVMSSAPTQITLPLTQLTGLPAGCKVLSMGGAVGAGQQTYTVLTSPVGELGPDASNLTVLSSAAAVQEGAAATTAFIKMVSPGYQLITLPAALGTQLQGFAGGTLQGTPTMVAMPMGNNALQGMAAVTALDTQVDVQVQEAKETVEVES from the exons ATGAGAACTGT TGAGACCTCAACCTCCCTCATGGCATCATCTGAGGTCAATGTTCATGTGGAGGAGGTGGTAGTCGTGACAACGCCGGATGGAGCAGGGGAGGGCTCAGCTGCCGAAGTGAAGACTGTGCTGGTGGCTACAGAGCTGACCCAACCGGG GGAGGAACTTGCAGATGGAAGCATTGAGTCTGAAACCGATGCCACCACCACTTTGACAAAGGAGGCAATcttag TGAAGCTGTCAGGTGAGATGGATGTGGAGGCTGACGTGGTCTACCCGGTCACCTGTGGGGACGTGAAGGCCACTCTGGTCTGGAAGAAATTTGTTTGTCCAGGCATCAACATCAAATGTGTCCAA TTCAATGAGCATCTCATCAGTCCCAAGGAGTTTGTCTATATGGCTGGGAAATCTACACTGAAAGACTGGAAGAGAGCCATCCGAGTGAACGGCACAATGATCAG GAAAATAATGGACTCTGGCGAGCTGGATTTCTACCAGCACTCCAAAGTGTGCTCCAACACATGCCGCAGTACCAAGATTGACCTAGTGGGGACCAGAGTGTCACTCAGAAGCCAGCAGTCCACCGACTACGTCCCCGTCACCCCCTCCTCAGCCGaca TGAACGGATCACAGGCCACGTTTCCAACAGAAGTATCATCAGACGAGACCACAGAATGGGTCACGGCCATAGGAG AGGACTCTGTGACGTTCTGGAGGGGTCTGAAGGAGGCAGGGCTgctggaggaggtggtggaggactTCCAGAAGGAGATCCAGGAGGTGCTAAAGGGCATGCAGGAGCGCATCACCGAGCCTCCCCTGCAAGTTAATG ACGCTGTGCTGCTGAACAACATAGTGCAGAACTTTGGCATGCTCGACCTGGTTAAAAAGGTGCTGGCCAGTCACAAGAGCCAGATGGACCGATATAGGGAGCAGTATTCACGCAGTCTTGTCG CTCTGGAGCAGCAGTGTGACGAGCACAGGAAACGTGCCAAGGAGCTGAAAAGCAAATCCCAACACCTCAACAATGTCCTCATGAACCTGACTCCCGTGGCCACGCCACCCACGCCGAAACGCCCCCGCCTCACCCGCGCCGTCTCAGGCCCCGCCGTTATGTCCAGCGCCCCCACCCAGATCACTCTGCCCCTCACCCAGCTCACGGGCCTGCCTGCTGGGTGCAAAGTTCTCTCGATGGGTGGCGCGGTTGGTGCCGGCCAGCAGACCTACACGGTGCTGACATCCCCCGTGGGCGAGTTGGGCCCAGATGCCTCCAATCTGACGGTACTCTCTTCAGCCGCCGCCGTTCAGGAGGGCGCCGCCGCCACCACGGCCTTCATCAAGATGGTCAGCCCGGGCTACCAGCTAATCACGCTGCCTGCCGCGCTGGGAACCCAGCTACAGGGCTTTGCAGGGGGCACGCTCCAGGGCACCCCCACCATGGTGGCAATGCCCATGGGTAACAACGCGCTGCAGGGTATGGCAGCAGTAACGGCATTGGATACACAGGTGGACGTTCAGGTGCAGGAAGCCAAGGAGACGGTGGAGgtggagagttag
- the gmeb2 gene encoding glucocorticoid modulatory element-binding protein 2 isoform X1, translating into MLSLAHNCVFVSLSETSTSLMASSEVNVHVEEVVVVTTPDGAGEGSAAEVKTVLVATELTQPGEELADGSIESETDATTTLTKEAILVKLSGEMDVEADVVYPVTCGDVKATLVWKKFVCPGINIKCVQFNEHLISPKEFVYMAGKSTLKDWKRAIRVNGTMIRKIMDSGELDFYQHSKVCSNTCRSTKIDLVGTRVSLRSQQSTDYVPVTPSSADMNGSQATFPTEVSSDETTEWVTAIGEDSVTFWRGLKEAGLLEEVVEDFQKEIQEVLKGMQERITEPPLQVNDAVLLNNIVQNFGMLDLVKKVLASHKSQMDRYREQYSRSLVALEQQCDEHRKRAKELKSKSQHLNNVLMNLTPVATPPTPKRPRLTRAVSGPAVMSSAPTQITLPLTQLTGLPAGCKVLSMGGAVGAGQQTYTVLTSPVGELGPDASNLTVLSSAAAVQEGAAATTAFIKMVSPGYQLITLPAALGTQLQGFAGGTLQGTPTMVAMPMGNNALQGMAAVTALDTQVDVQVQEAKETVEVES; encoded by the exons ATGTTATCATTAGCACACAACTGTGTCTTCGTATCACTTAGTGAGACCTCAACCTCCCTCATGGCATCATCTGAGGTCAATGTTCATGTGGAGGAGGTGGTAGTCGTGACAACGCCGGATGGAGCAGGGGAGGGCTCAGCTGCCGAAGTGAAGACTGTGCTGGTGGCTACAGAGCTGACCCAACCGGG GGAGGAACTTGCAGATGGAAGCATTGAGTCTGAAACCGATGCCACCACCACTTTGACAAAGGAGGCAATcttag TGAAGCTGTCAGGTGAGATGGATGTGGAGGCTGACGTGGTCTACCCGGTCACCTGTGGGGACGTGAAGGCCACTCTGGTCTGGAAGAAATTTGTTTGTCCAGGCATCAACATCAAATGTGTCCAA TTCAATGAGCATCTCATCAGTCCCAAGGAGTTTGTCTATATGGCTGGGAAATCTACACTGAAAGACTGGAAGAGAGCCATCCGAGTGAACGGCACAATGATCAG GAAAATAATGGACTCTGGCGAGCTGGATTTCTACCAGCACTCCAAAGTGTGCTCCAACACATGCCGCAGTACCAAGATTGACCTAGTGGGGACCAGAGTGTCACTCAGAAGCCAGCAGTCCACCGACTACGTCCCCGTCACCCCCTCCTCAGCCGaca TGAACGGATCACAGGCCACGTTTCCAACAGAAGTATCATCAGACGAGACCACAGAATGGGTCACGGCCATAGGAG AGGACTCTGTGACGTTCTGGAGGGGTCTGAAGGAGGCAGGGCTgctggaggaggtggtggaggactTCCAGAAGGAGATCCAGGAGGTGCTAAAGGGCATGCAGGAGCGCATCACCGAGCCTCCCCTGCAAGTTAATG ACGCTGTGCTGCTGAACAACATAGTGCAGAACTTTGGCATGCTCGACCTGGTTAAAAAGGTGCTGGCCAGTCACAAGAGCCAGATGGACCGATATAGGGAGCAGTATTCACGCAGTCTTGTCG CTCTGGAGCAGCAGTGTGACGAGCACAGGAAACGTGCCAAGGAGCTGAAAAGCAAATCCCAACACCTCAACAATGTCCTCATGAACCTGACTCCCGTGGCCACGCCACCCACGCCGAAACGCCCCCGCCTCACCCGCGCCGTCTCAGGCCCCGCCGTTATGTCCAGCGCCCCCACCCAGATCACTCTGCCCCTCACCCAGCTCACGGGCCTGCCTGCTGGGTGCAAAGTTCTCTCGATGGGTGGCGCGGTTGGTGCCGGCCAGCAGACCTACACGGTGCTGACATCCCCCGTGGGCGAGTTGGGCCCAGATGCCTCCAATCTGACGGTACTCTCTTCAGCCGCCGCCGTTCAGGAGGGCGCCGCCGCCACCACGGCCTTCATCAAGATGGTCAGCCCGGGCTACCAGCTAATCACGCTGCCTGCCGCGCTGGGAACCCAGCTACAGGGCTTTGCAGGGGGCACGCTCCAGGGCACCCCCACCATGGTGGCAATGCCCATGGGTAACAACGCGCTGCAGGGTATGGCAGCAGTAACGGCATTGGATACACAGGTGGACGTTCAGGTGCAGGAAGCCAAGGAGACGGTGGAGgtggagagttag
- the gmeb2 gene encoding glucocorticoid modulatory element-binding protein 2 isoform X3 gives MASSEVNVHVEEVVVVTTPDGAGEGSAAEVKTVLVATELTQPGEELADGSIESETDATTTLTKEAILVKLSGEMDVEADVVYPVTCGDVKATLVWKKFVCPGINIKCVQFNEHLISPKEFVYMAGKSTLKDWKRAIRVNGTMIRKIMDSGELDFYQHSKVCSNTCRSTKIDLVGTRVSLRSQQSTDYVPVTPSSADMNGSQATFPTEVSSDETTEWVTAIGEDSVTFWRGLKEAGLLEEVVEDFQKEIQEVLKGMQERITEPPLQVNDAVLLNNIVQNFGMLDLVKKVLASHKSQMDRYREQYSRSLVALEQQCDEHRKRAKELKSKSQHLNNVLMNLTPVATPPTPKRPRLTRAVSGPAVMSSAPTQITLPLTQLTGLPAGCKVLSMGGAVGAGQQTYTVLTSPVGELGPDASNLTVLSSAAAVQEGAAATTAFIKMVSPGYQLITLPAALGTQLQGFAGGTLQGTPTMVAMPMGNNALQGMAAVTALDTQVDVQVQEAKETVEVES, from the exons ATGGCATCATCTGAGGTCAATGTTCATGTGGAGGAGGTGGTAGTCGTGACAACGCCGGATGGAGCAGGGGAGGGCTCAGCTGCCGAAGTGAAGACTGTGCTGGTGGCTACAGAGCTGACCCAACCGGG GGAGGAACTTGCAGATGGAAGCATTGAGTCTGAAACCGATGCCACCACCACTTTGACAAAGGAGGCAATcttag TGAAGCTGTCAGGTGAGATGGATGTGGAGGCTGACGTGGTCTACCCGGTCACCTGTGGGGACGTGAAGGCCACTCTGGTCTGGAAGAAATTTGTTTGTCCAGGCATCAACATCAAATGTGTCCAA TTCAATGAGCATCTCATCAGTCCCAAGGAGTTTGTCTATATGGCTGGGAAATCTACACTGAAAGACTGGAAGAGAGCCATCCGAGTGAACGGCACAATGATCAG GAAAATAATGGACTCTGGCGAGCTGGATTTCTACCAGCACTCCAAAGTGTGCTCCAACACATGCCGCAGTACCAAGATTGACCTAGTGGGGACCAGAGTGTCACTCAGAAGCCAGCAGTCCACCGACTACGTCCCCGTCACCCCCTCCTCAGCCGaca TGAACGGATCACAGGCCACGTTTCCAACAGAAGTATCATCAGACGAGACCACAGAATGGGTCACGGCCATAGGAG AGGACTCTGTGACGTTCTGGAGGGGTCTGAAGGAGGCAGGGCTgctggaggaggtggtggaggactTCCAGAAGGAGATCCAGGAGGTGCTAAAGGGCATGCAGGAGCGCATCACCGAGCCTCCCCTGCAAGTTAATG ACGCTGTGCTGCTGAACAACATAGTGCAGAACTTTGGCATGCTCGACCTGGTTAAAAAGGTGCTGGCCAGTCACAAGAGCCAGATGGACCGATATAGGGAGCAGTATTCACGCAGTCTTGTCG CTCTGGAGCAGCAGTGTGACGAGCACAGGAAACGTGCCAAGGAGCTGAAAAGCAAATCCCAACACCTCAACAATGTCCTCATGAACCTGACTCCCGTGGCCACGCCACCCACGCCGAAACGCCCCCGCCTCACCCGCGCCGTCTCAGGCCCCGCCGTTATGTCCAGCGCCCCCACCCAGATCACTCTGCCCCTCACCCAGCTCACGGGCCTGCCTGCTGGGTGCAAAGTTCTCTCGATGGGTGGCGCGGTTGGTGCCGGCCAGCAGACCTACACGGTGCTGACATCCCCCGTGGGCGAGTTGGGCCCAGATGCCTCCAATCTGACGGTACTCTCTTCAGCCGCCGCCGTTCAGGAGGGCGCCGCCGCCACCACGGCCTTCATCAAGATGGTCAGCCCGGGCTACCAGCTAATCACGCTGCCTGCCGCGCTGGGAACCCAGCTACAGGGCTTTGCAGGGGGCACGCTCCAGGGCACCCCCACCATGGTGGCAATGCCCATGGGTAACAACGCGCTGCAGGGTATGGCAGCAGTAACGGCATTGGATACACAGGTGGACGTTCAGGTGCAGGAAGCCAAGGAGACGGTGGAGgtggagagttag